A stretch of Pseudolysobacter antarcticus DNA encodes these proteins:
- the tldD gene encoding metalloprotease TldD, giving the protein MNSLIALAETRLLRPGGLASGDLDQVFSQLMGPSIDAADLYFQHSRSESWVLEDGIVKEGNHSIEQGVGVRAMSGEKTGFAYSDEIVLPELLTAARSARAIAQAGSKGVGKALAISNGRGLYPAIDPIDSLSNDAKISLLREVDGWCRAEDPRVTQVVVSLAAALDTVLIAASDGTLAADVRPLVRLNVQVIVEQNGRREQGHSGGGGRYSYVDLLANGRAHGFAREAVRQALVNLEAIDAPAGSMTVVLGPGWPGVLLHEAIGHGFEGDFNRKGTSAFAGMMGQRVASDLVTVVDDGTLPNRRGSLSIDDEGVPSECTTLIENGKMTGFMQDKHNARLMGTRSTGNGRRESFAHLPMPRMTNTYMRPGQSDPGEIIASVKRGLYAVNFGGGQVDITNGKFVFSASEAYLIENGKITRPVKGATLIGAGPEVLTRVSMVGNDLALDEGVGVCGKEGQSVPVGVGQPTLRVDAMTVGGTNAGEAA; this is encoded by the coding sequence ATGAATTCACTAATAGCGCTTGCCGAAACCCGGCTTCTGCGCCCTGGCGGTTTGGCCAGCGGCGACCTCGATCAGGTTTTTTCACAATTGATGGGCCCGTCCATCGATGCAGCCGATCTGTATTTCCAGCATTCGCGTAGCGAATCGTGGGTGCTCGAAGACGGCATCGTCAAAGAGGGCAATCACTCGATCGAACAAGGCGTCGGCGTGAGAGCGATGTCCGGCGAAAAAACCGGATTCGCGTATTCCGACGAGATCGTCTTGCCCGAACTGTTGACCGCAGCGCGCTCGGCGCGTGCGATCGCGCAGGCCGGCAGCAAAGGCGTCGGCAAGGCGCTGGCGATCAGCAACGGACGCGGCCTGTATCCAGCGATCGACCCGATCGATTCGTTGAGCAACGACGCCAAGATCAGCCTGCTGCGCGAAGTAGATGGCTGGTGTCGTGCCGAAGATCCACGCGTGACGCAGGTTGTGGTCAGCCTAGCTGCCGCGCTCGATACCGTACTGATCGCGGCATCGGATGGCACGCTGGCCGCCGACGTACGCCCGCTGGTGCGTTTGAACGTGCAGGTGATCGTCGAGCAGAACGGGCGTCGCGAGCAAGGCCATTCCGGCGGCGGTGGGCGCTACAGCTACGTCGATCTGCTCGCGAACGGTCGTGCGCACGGCTTTGCGCGCGAGGCGGTGCGCCAGGCGTTGGTGAATCTCGAAGCGATCGATGCGCCGGCCGGCAGCATGACCGTCGTGCTCGGCCCGGGCTGGCCGGGTGTGTTGTTGCACGAAGCGATCGGCCACGGTTTTGAAGGCGATTTCAACCGCAAGGGCACCTCGGCATTTGCCGGCATGATGGGCCAGCGCGTGGCCTCGGATCTGGTCACGGTGGTCGATGACGGCACTCTGCCGAACCGGCGCGGCTCGCTGAGCATCGACGACGAAGGTGTGCCGAGCGAATGCACCACCCTGATCGAAAACGGCAAGATGACCGGCTTCATGCAGGACAAGCACAACGCGCGCCTGATGGGTACACGCTCGACCGGCAACGGCCGCCGCGAATCGTTTGCGCATCTGCCGATGCCGCGCATGACCAACACCTACATGCGTCCGGGTCAGAGTGATCCGGGCGAGATTATCGCCTCGGTCAAACGTGGTTTGTACGCGGTGAATTTCGGTGGCGGCCAAGTCGATATCACCAACGGCAAATTCGTGTTCTCGGCGAGTGAGGCTTATCTGATCGAAAATGGAAAAATCACGCGACCGGTCAAGGGCGCCACGCTGATCGGTGCTGGCCCGGAAGTGCTGACGCGCGTGAGCATGGTCGGCAACGATCTCGCGCTCGACGAAGGCGTCGGTGTGTGTGGCAAGGAAGGCCAGAGCGTGCCGGTCGGCGTCGGTCAGCCGACCTTGCGTGTGGATGCGATGACGGTCGGCGGCACGAATGCGGGCGAAGCGGCCTGA
- the pmbA gene encoding metalloprotease PmbA: MNELSAKTDTSEAQLDRLAQVCEDVLKRCRAAGASQAEVGASIDSGLNVGVRLGEVETIEHTRDRSLAITVYFGKRKGSASTADLQPESIATTVEQACAIARYTEDDECSGLADADRMAREQPDLDLWHPWNVSPEQAITLGLEIEDAGRARAGISNSEGASVQAGEILAVTGNSHGFLARERVTRHMLSCALLAEDENGMQRDYWYESVRAAEDFPDAKLIGNNAARRTLERLGARQLSTRSCPVLFAPEVARGLIGHLLSAVSGGALYRKSTFLLDHVGKKILPDFMEIVERPFIKRGHGSSSFDAEGVATVDSDLIRDGVLTRYILSSYSARKLGLSSTGNAGGVHNILVKPGTDDLRAMLKNLGTGLFVTDVMGQGVSIITGDYSRGASGFWVENGEIVYPVEEITIASNLREMYTNIRAIGSDVDPRSHILCGSILVDKMMLAGS; the protein is encoded by the coding sequence GTGAACGAACTATCAGCAAAAACCGACACCAGCGAGGCCCAGCTCGACCGCCTCGCGCAGGTGTGCGAAGACGTATTAAAACGCTGCCGCGCGGCCGGTGCGAGCCAGGCCGAAGTCGGCGCAAGCATCGACAGCGGACTCAACGTCGGCGTGCGTCTCGGCGAAGTCGAAACCATCGAACATACGCGCGATCGTTCGCTCGCGATCACGGTGTATTTCGGCAAACGCAAAGGCTCGGCCAGCACCGCCGATCTGCAGCCTGAATCGATCGCGACTACAGTCGAACAGGCATGCGCGATCGCGCGCTACACCGAGGACGACGAATGTTCCGGACTTGCCGATGCCGACCGCATGGCGCGCGAGCAGCCGGATCTCGACTTGTGGCATCCGTGGAATGTTTCGCCGGAACAAGCAATCACGCTCGGTCTGGAAATCGAAGACGCTGGGCGTGCGCGTGCCGGCATCAGCAACTCCGAAGGCGCATCAGTGCAGGCCGGCGAAATTCTTGCCGTCACTGGAAATTCGCATGGCTTTCTTGCGCGCGAACGAGTCACGCGGCACATGTTGTCGTGCGCGTTGCTGGCCGAAGACGAGAACGGCATGCAGCGCGATTACTGGTACGAATCGGTACGCGCCGCCGAGGACTTTCCCGACGCAAAACTGATCGGCAACAACGCCGCGCGACGCACACTGGAACGACTCGGTGCACGCCAGCTTTCGACCCGCAGTTGTCCAGTGTTGTTTGCGCCGGAAGTCGCGCGTGGCCTGATCGGACATTTGTTGTCGGCGGTCAGCGGCGGCGCTTTATATCGCAAGTCGACTTTCCTGCTCGATCATGTTGGCAAGAAAATCCTGCCGGACTTCATGGAAATCGTCGAACGCCCGTTCATCAAGCGTGGCCACGGATCTAGCAGTTTCGATGCCGAGGGCGTCGCGACGGTGGATAGCGACCTCATTCGCGATGGCGTGTTGACGCGTTACATCCTGTCGAGTTATTCCGCGCGCAAACTCGGGCTGTCGAGCACCGGCAATGCCGGCGGCGTGCACAATATTCTGGTCAAGCCCGGTACTGACGATCTGCGCGCGATGCTCAAGAATCTCGGCACCGGTTTGTTCGTCACCGATGTGATGGGGCAGGGTGTGTCGATCATCACAGGCGATTATTCGCGTGGTGCATCGGGTTTCTGGGTCGAGAACGGCGAAATCGTTTATCCGGTCGAGGAGATCACGATCGCCTCGAACTTGCGCGAGATGTATACGAACATCCGTGCGATCGGCAGCGATGTCGATCCGCGCTCGCATATTCTTTGTGGTTCGATTCTGGTCGACAAGATGATGTTGGCGGGTAGCTGA
- a CDS encoding Maf family protein, whose translation MLYLASQSPRRRQLLEQLGVQFTVLDVDVPEVRAIGEPAHDYISRVAHEKAGAGLLQVIGNAGARVLGADTEVVLGDHVFGKPNDAAQASAMLRELAGRTHHAVTAVWLVDSGREARAISVSEVTFADLDEAAIAAYVATGEPFGRAGGYAIQGRAGAFVRHLSGSYSGVMGLPLFETARLLREF comes from the coding sequence ATGCTTTATCTCGCTTCGCAATCGCCGCGTCGACGCCAGTTACTCGAACAGCTCGGCGTGCAATTTACTGTGCTCGATGTCGATGTGCCGGAAGTGCGCGCGATCGGCGAACCGGCGCACGACTACATCAGTCGCGTTGCGCATGAGAAAGCCGGTGCGGGTCTGCTGCAAGTGATCGGTAATGCCGGCGCGCGCGTGCTCGGTGCGGATACCGAAGTCGTGCTCGGCGATCACGTGTTCGGCAAACCGAATGACGCGGCGCAGGCCAGCGCGATGTTGCGCGAATTGGCTGGGCGCACGCATCACGCTGTCACAGCGGTATGGTTGGTCGATAGTGGCCGTGAGGCCCGCGCAATCAGTGTCTCCGAAGTTACATTTGCCGATCTCGACGAGGCTGCAATCGCCGCCTACGTCGCCACCGGCGAGCCGTTTGGTCGGGCCGGCGGTTACGCAATCCAGGGCCGTGCGGGTGCGTTCGTGCGCCACCTGAGTGGCAGTTATTCGGGCGTGATGGGCCTACCGTTGTTCGAGACAGCACGGTTGCTGCGCGAGTTTTAA
- a CDS encoding YhdP family protein, with the protein MTPWRRRLRRLRLWLVRLLALALIAMALVMGLGQLALPWVISHPEKVTAFLSDKLHRPISIDKIEGIWERSGPVLTLHGLHLGAADASQQAMLIPQAEIALNFFAWMHKNQRWNEFRLSGLDLVLSHDAPDGSWRIHGFVADNNDQQDDGDNPLFQLGSLVLRDLHLRVDDTPDQRQLQFGISELRLINQGSAHRMLARVRCLETQSPPMALVAEYDTDTRNGRLYLGASQLDLAGLLRLFPVRGLALASGGGDAQFWVDWRAGALDAVRAEIDLRKLVMQTTAPIDTGSVGDIVPRIGLDRFAFGARLQRNVSGWRADVADLRMDRDGEAGVPGRFSIEQRNAPAQPITTTLPEGLLVSPQDETADKMVLAAADDNGVSMPNASVEYVGSASDLDLSAIASLSMLSDALPAGLRQWLYNASPHGVAHNLSLRYHDGHDYDVAASIGSVAWMPVGKLPGVEGLNFEALADAQALSITLPTRTPLRLPMPQVFRSTIELAEFSGKVAAYRTDKAWRIEIPGVQFEGQPVAGLGYGGELRGSIDLNIDGSRPFMDMYAAITHADMLATHPFWPYNNMPKQGVAWLDRGLAGGRLTGRAAFRGNLGDWPFRNQLGQFSAHVELEDAILDYNPEWPRIEHLRASADFLNTSLHVVTTAGQTLGNNLTSGSADISDFAHAIIEIQLAGEGSGKNLLDFLHASPIGKRYAEQLRGVDISGAGKLALQLHLPLGNDQGPLKLDGSVDMTDAALSASGPNLLLTQANGKVIFSERGFGIDDMAVRYEDQPARFALRVGSAYMRDPQHQAEASLHGKFPATILLKRVPVLLPYQKFIAGSADWTVDYSVDDNHGKGDSAQRLVVSSDLKGIAISLPAPMHKDSNEVQPLRVIVPLPIEGGELQARLGDIAQMRARLEKGVTPFAGHLAFGAGMPDALPKRGLRVSGGVVEADISGWMDFVVGNSSSGSGSFIESVDLRVAQLTFFGRAFPDTSFKLGFSPDESTINLSGTQVEGTVHIPAADLIKRGVTAELARLYMPSDNDDTPPADANAPAATDSDTLAGVNPAAIPPLHISVGDLHLGHASFGAARVESYPIEGGMHLEQVQSDSPNIDMSARGDWFGKGGKDHSTFSIHFTAKNLGHMLDALGYAGVIDGGETVVGIDASWPGAPSSFALAKLDGSLSLSVADGRILEVDPGAGRIIGLVGITEIPRRLALDFSDFFKSGLAFNSIKGKFALGNGNATTNDLQIKGPAADIAISGRTDLRKREYDQTMIVVPHLSNTLPIVGAIAGGPVGAAAGFVVQTILRKPLNQAAETTYRVSGSWDKPVIVTVAKAVKPHGKDEAKAGKAK; encoded by the coding sequence ATGACGCCGTGGCGTCGGCGTTTGCGCCGTCTGCGCCTGTGGCTGGTGCGCTTGCTCGCGCTGGCGCTGATTGCGATGGCGTTGGTGATGGGGCTCGGCCAACTGGCGTTGCCGTGGGTGATCAGCCATCCCGAAAAAGTCACCGCGTTTCTCAGCGACAAGCTGCATCGCCCGATCAGCATCGACAAGATCGAGGGCATCTGGGAGCGCAGCGGCCCGGTGCTGACCTTGCACGGTTTGCATCTTGGTGCGGCTGATGCGAGCCAGCAGGCGATGCTGATTCCGCAGGCCGAAATCGCGCTGAATTTTTTCGCCTGGATGCACAAGAATCAGCGCTGGAACGAGTTCCGTCTGAGCGGCTTGGATCTGGTCTTGAGTCATGATGCGCCGGATGGCTCGTGGCGCATTCACGGTTTTGTCGCCGACAATAACGACCAGCAGGACGACGGTGACAATCCGCTGTTTCAGCTCGGCTCGTTGGTGCTGCGTGACCTGCATCTGCGCGTGGACGACACGCCGGATCAGCGCCAGTTGCAGTTCGGCATTTCGGAGCTGCGCCTGATCAACCAGGGCAGCGCGCATCGAATGCTCGCGCGTGTGCGGTGTCTGGAAACGCAATCGCCGCCGATGGCGCTGGTGGCCGAATATGATACTGATACGCGCAATGGCCGGCTTTATCTTGGCGCGAGTCAGCTCGACCTGGCCGGTTTGCTGCGGCTGTTTCCGGTGCGTGGTTTGGCGCTCGCGAGCGGCGGCGGCGATGCGCAGTTCTGGGTCGACTGGCGCGCTGGTGCGCTCGATGCGGTGCGTGCCGAAATCGATCTGCGCAAACTGGTAATGCAGACCACCGCGCCAATCGACACCGGCAGCGTTGGCGACATCGTGCCGCGTATCGGTCTCGATCGTTTCGCGTTCGGCGCACGCCTGCAGCGCAATGTATCGGGTTGGCGTGCCGACGTGGCGGACTTGCGCATGGATCGCGATGGCGAAGCCGGTGTGCCCGGACGTTTCAGTATCGAACAGCGCAATGCGCCAGCGCAGCCGATAACAACGACGTTGCCGGAAGGTTTGCTGGTATCGCCGCAGGATGAAACCGCCGACAAGATGGTGCTCGCCGCGGCTGATGACAACGGCGTTAGCATGCCCAATGCCAGCGTCGAATATGTCGGCTCGGCCAGTGATCTGGATCTGAGCGCGATCGCCAGTTTGTCGATGCTCAGCGATGCATTGCCGGCGGGTTTGCGGCAGTGGCTGTACAACGCCAGTCCGCATGGCGTCGCACACAATCTGAGTCTGCGTTATCACGACGGCCACGATTACGATGTCGCCGCGAGCATCGGCAGTGTGGCGTGGATGCCGGTCGGCAAACTTCCGGGTGTGGAAGGCTTGAACTTCGAAGCGCTGGCCGACGCGCAGGCGCTGAGCATTACCTTGCCGACGCGCACGCCGTTGCGCTTGCCGATGCCGCAGGTGTTCCGCTCGACCATCGAGCTGGCTGAATTCAGCGGCAAGGTCGCGGCGTATCGCACTGATAAAGCGTGGCGCATTGAAATTCCCGGCGTGCAGTTCGAAGGCCAGCCGGTGGCGGGGCTCGGATACGGCGGCGAGCTGCGCGGCAGCATCGATCTGAATATCGACGGCTCGCGACCGTTCATGGACATGTACGCCGCGATTACGCACGCCGACATGCTCGCGACGCATCCGTTCTGGCCGTACAACAATATGCCGAAACAGGGCGTGGCATGGCTTGATCGTGGCCTCGCCGGTGGCCGCCTGACTGGGCGCGCGGCGTTTCGAGGCAACCTCGGCGACTGGCCGTTTCGCAATCAGCTCGGTCAGTTCAGCGCGCATGTCGAACTCGAAGATGCGATCCTCGATTACAACCCGGAGTGGCCGCGCATCGAGCATCTGCGCGCGAGCGCGGATTTCCTGAATACGAGTCTGCATGTCGTAACGACCGCAGGCCAGACCCTCGGCAATAATCTGACCAGCGGTAGTGCGGATATTTCCGATTTTGCGCACGCGATTATCGAGATCCAGCTCGCCGGCGAAGGCAGCGGTAAAAATCTGCTGGACTTCCTGCATGCCAGCCCGATCGGCAAACGTTATGCCGAGCAACTGCGCGGCGTGGATATTTCTGGCGCTGGCAAACTCGCGCTGCAATTGCATCTGCCGCTGGGCAACGACCAAGGCCCGCTGAAGCTCGACGGCAGCGTCGACATGACCGATGCGGCGCTGTCGGCGAGTGGTCCGAACCTGCTCCTGACCCAGGCCAACGGCAAGGTGATTTTCAGCGAGCGCGGTTTCGGTATCGACGACATGGCGGTGCGCTACGAAGACCAACCCGCGCGTTTTGCATTGCGCGTCGGCAGCGCCTACATGCGAGATCCGCAACATCAGGCCGAAGCCAGCTTGCACGGCAAATTCCCCGCAACGATCCTGCTCAAACGCGTGCCGGTGTTATTGCCGTATCAAAAATTCATTGCCGGCAGCGCCGACTGGACCGTCGATTACAGTGTCGATGACAACCACGGCAAGGGCGATTCCGCACAGCGACTTGTTGTTAGCTCCGATTTGAAGGGCATCGCGATCAGCTTGCCCGCGCCGATGCACAAGGACAGCAACGAAGTGCAACCGCTGCGCGTAATCGTGCCGCTGCCAATCGAGGGCGGCGAGCTGCAGGCGCGGCTCGGCGACATTGCGCAGATGCGCGCGCGCTTGGAAAAAGGTGTGACGCCATTCGCCGGTCATCTTGCGTTTGGTGCCGGTATGCCGGATGCCTTGCCCAAGCGTGGCCTGCGGGTCAGCGGCGGTGTGGTCGAAGCGGATATCAGTGGCTGGATGGATTTTGTCGTCGGCAACAGCAGCAGTGGCAGCGGCAGCTTTATCGAGAGCGTCGATCTACGCGTGGCGCAGCTGACGTTTTTCGGCCGCGCGTTTCCCGATACCTCGTTCAAGCTCGGTTTCAGCCCCGACGAAAGCACGATCAATCTCAGCGGCACGCAAGTCGAAGGCACGGTCCATATTCCTGCGGCAGATTTGATCAAGCGTGGCGTCACTGCCGAGCTCGCGCGTTTGTACATGCCGTCCGACAATGACGATACGCCGCCAGCGGATGCAAATGCACCCGCCGCCACGGATAGCGATACGCTAGCGGGCGTCAATCCTGCGGCCATTCCGCCGCTGCACATCTCGGTCGGTGATTTGCATCTCGGTCATGCCAGCTTCGGCGCGGCGCGTGTCGAAAGTTATCCGATTGAAGGTGGCATGCATCTGGAACAGGTGCAGAGCGATTCGCCGAACATCGACATGAGCGCGCGCGGCGACTGGTTCGGCAAGGGCGGCAAGGATCATTCGACTTTTTCCATTCACTTCACCGCAAAAAACCTCGGGCACATGCTCGATGCGCTCGGTTACGCAGGCGTGATCGACGGCGGCGAAACCGTGGTCGGCATCGACGCGAGCTGGCCCGGCGCGCCGTCGAGTTTTGCCCTCGCCAAGCTCGACGGCAGTTTGAGTCTGTCGGTTGCGGATGGTCGTATTCTCGAAGTTGATCCGGGCGCGGGTCGTATCATCGGCCTGGTTGGCATCACCGAAATTCCGCGTCGGCTGGCTTTGGATTTCAGCGATTTTTTCAAATCCGGCCTCGCGTTCAACTCGATCAAAGGCAAGTTCGCGCTAGGCAACGGCAATGCCACGACGAACGATCTGCAGATCAAGGGGCCGGCGGCCGATATCGCGATCAGCGGGCGCACCGACCTGCGCAAACGCGAATACGACCAGACCATGATTGTCGTACCGCACCTGAGCAATACCTTGCCGATCGTCGGCGCGATTGCCGGCGGCCCGGTCGGTGCGGCGGCGGGTTTTGTGGTGCAGACCATCCTGCGCAAGCCGCTCAATCAGGCCGCCGAAACCACGTATCGCGTCAGCGGCAGCTGGGACAAACCGGTTATCGTCACCGTCGCCAAGGCTGTCAAGCCGCACGGCAAGGACGAGGCAAAAGCCGGCAAAGCCAAGTAA
- the rng gene encoding ribonuclease G: MSEEILINVTPRETRVAVVENGMLQEMHVERALKRGYVGNVYKGRVSRVMPGMQAAFVEIGLGRAAFLHASDIFRAPTALPVDGVENGSSATPVPPINELLHEGQEVVVQVVKDPIGSKGARLTTHLSIPSRYLVLLPYSKVLGVSVRIEDETERARLKEMLVALAAEGGIGYIVRTNAEGQTSEALAEDIDYLGKLWIALRENIKRTQVGQCIYEDLALPLRALRDLMRKDVEKVRVDSHETYDKTIRFAQQFMPELVERIEHYPGERPIFDLYGVEDEIQRALKKDVPLKSGGYLIIDQTEAMTTVDVNTGAFLGHRNLEETVYKTNLEAAQSTARQLRLRNLGGIIIIDFIDMIDEEHKRQVLRMLEKSLLRDHAKTTVYDISPLGLVEMTRKRTTESLERQLCEPCPTCNGRGSLKTSETVTYEIFREITRAVRQFEAATLLVLASTKVVSKILEEESVAVAELEEFIGKTIRFQPEENYSQEQYDVVLL; this comes from the coding sequence GTGTCTGAGGAAATCCTGATCAACGTCACCCCGCGCGAAACGCGCGTCGCGGTGGTCGAAAACGGCATGCTGCAGGAAATGCATGTCGAACGTGCGCTGAAACGCGGTTATGTCGGCAATGTCTACAAAGGTCGCGTGTCGCGCGTGATGCCCGGCATGCAGGCGGCGTTTGTCGAAATTGGCTTGGGTCGTGCGGCGTTTTTGCATGCCTCGGATATTTTCCGCGCGCCAACCGCGTTGCCGGTCGATGGCGTCGAAAACGGCTCGTCCGCGACGCCGGTGCCGCCGATCAACGAGCTGCTGCACGAAGGCCAGGAAGTGGTTGTGCAGGTGGTCAAGGATCCAATCGGCAGCAAGGGCGCACGCCTGACTACCCACCTGTCGATTCCGTCGCGTTATCTGGTGCTGCTGCCGTATAGCAAGGTGCTCGGCGTATCGGTGCGCATCGAGGACGAAACCGAACGGGCGCGGCTGAAAGAAATGCTCGTCGCGCTCGCGGCCGAGGGCGGCATCGGTTACATCGTGCGCACCAATGCCGAGGGCCAGACCAGCGAAGCACTGGCCGAAGATATCGATTATCTCGGCAAGCTGTGGATCGCATTGCGCGAAAACATCAAGCGCACCCAGGTTGGCCAGTGCATCTATGAAGATCTCGCCTTGCCGCTGCGTGCATTGCGCGACCTCATGCGCAAGGATGTCGAGAAAGTGCGTGTCGATTCGCACGAAACGTACGACAAGACGATCCGTTTCGCGCAGCAGTTCATGCCCGAGCTGGTCGAGCGCATCGAGCATTATCCGGGCGAGCGCCCGATCTTCGATCTGTATGGCGTCGAGGACGAAATCCAGCGCGCCTTGAAGAAGGATGTGCCGCTGAAATCTGGCGGCTATCTGATTATTGACCAGACCGAGGCGATGACCACGGTCGATGTGAATACCGGCGCGTTTCTCGGCCATCGCAATCTTGAGGAAACCGTCTACAAGACCAATCTCGAAGCCGCGCAATCGACTGCACGGCAATTGCGCCTGCGCAATCTCGGCGGCATCATCATCATCGATTTTATCGACATGATCGACGAGGAACACAAGCGCCAGGTGTTGCGCATGCTCGAAAAGTCGCTGCTGCGCGATCACGCCAAAACCACCGTCTACGACATCTCGCCGCTCGGCCTAGTCGAGATGACACGCAAGCGCACAACCGAAAGTCTGGAGCGTCAGTTGTGCGAGCCATGCCCGACTTGCAACGGTCGCGGCAGCCTCAAGACTTCGGAAACCGTGACCTACGAAATCTTTCGCGAGATCACACGCGCGGTGCGCCAGTTCGAAGCCGCCACTCTGCTCGTGCTGGCCTCGACCAAGGTGGTCAGCAAGATTCTCGAAGAGGAATCCGTCGCGGTCGCCGAGCTTGAGGAATTCATTGGCAAGACGATTCGTTTCCAGCCCGAAGAAAATTATTCGCAGGAGCAATACGATGTGGTGCTGCTGTAG
- the yjgA gene encoding ribosome biogenesis factor YjgA — MHTEDQEFEEPSRSQLRREALDVFKLAEAIVALPESQLGKLPLSDELREEVQRARRITQQIARKRQIQFLAKQMRRREEELEPLRQALTQDRDSMRRETAELHRLEGWRERLINDGDSALSDLLQHFPHADRQHLRTLVRQARDDAHANKPPTASRTLFKELRALFSGDGDSIESDIETTDSDGETS; from the coding sequence ATGCATACCGAAGATCAAGAGTTCGAAGAACCCAGTCGCAGCCAGCTACGCCGCGAGGCGCTGGATGTGTTCAAGCTGGCCGAAGCCATCGTTGCGTTGCCCGAATCGCAACTCGGCAAACTGCCGCTCTCCGACGAACTGCGGGAGGAAGTCCAACGCGCGCGCCGCATCACCCAGCAGATTGCGCGCAAACGCCAGATTCAGTTTCTCGCCAAGCAGATGCGCCGCCGCGAGGAAGAACTCGAACCGCTGCGCCAGGCGCTGACGCAGGACCGCGACAGCATGCGTCGCGAAACTGCCGAATTGCATCGCCTCGAAGGCTGGCGCGAACGCCTGATCAACGATGGCGACAGCGCGTTGTCCGACCTGCTGCAACATTTTCCGCACGCCGATCGCCAGCATCTGCGCACACTCGTGCGTCAGGCGCGCGACGATGCGCATGCGAACAAGCCACCGACCGCGAGCCGCACCTTGTTCAAGGAATTGCGTGCGCTGTTTTCGGGCGATGGTGATTCCATCGAAAGCGACATCGAAACAACCGACTCGGACGGCGAAACGAGCTGA
- a CDS encoding DUF4062 domain-containing protein, translated as MAKNMPRTATIVQVFASSPSDVFPEREILENAITEVNRNVAREYGVVFELLKWETDTRPEFSQDPQEIINRQIGDGYDVFIGILWRRIGTQTPRAQSGTIEEFNRAYERFKSNSIAPEIMIYFKDTPIAPSKFDMHQMQKVQDFKHSIAAMGGLYSVFDSQDQFKVSLRTHLAALVRKFSSSTSKTLTTQIQTKPTIDNPYNEDEDELGYLDYIEIFESRTAETSLILDTITEAANLFTRQMERRTKAISELEQPIDRKAARNIMKMSAEDMNTYAKSMTEQSESISKSQSAAYDALGKSIILQQDFNNTNDTQLISLHSSLETFSTTMSNCRNSMIGFKKTFAAFPRLTTELNRAKRAVGSAQDIFIDEIDKTISTISNIMDSIDRILSQKTN; from the coding sequence TTGGCCAAGAATATGCCCAGAACGGCAACGATTGTTCAGGTCTTCGCATCTTCCCCATCAGACGTTTTTCCTGAAAGAGAGATTCTTGAAAACGCCATCACCGAAGTAAACCGTAACGTAGCAAGAGAATACGGAGTAGTTTTTGAACTACTGAAATGGGAGACCGATACACGTCCGGAATTTTCTCAAGACCCACAAGAAATCATAAATCGACAAATTGGTGATGGATATGACGTTTTTATAGGAATACTTTGGCGAAGAATAGGCACGCAAACACCAAGAGCGCAGTCCGGAACAATTGAAGAGTTTAATCGAGCTTACGAAAGATTTAAATCGAACTCAATCGCTCCCGAGATAATGATTTATTTTAAAGATACTCCCATTGCACCATCTAAATTCGACATGCATCAAATGCAGAAAGTACAGGATTTCAAGCATTCAATCGCTGCGATGGGCGGTTTGTACTCTGTATTTGATAGTCAAGACCAGTTCAAGGTATCGCTTCGAACACATCTTGCGGCTTTGGTCAGGAAATTTTCCAGCTCCACATCAAAGACGCTTACGACGCAAATTCAGACTAAACCCACTATAGATAATCCATATAATGAAGATGAAGATGAGCTAGGCTATCTAGATTACATTGAAATATTTGAATCCAGAACTGCTGAAACAAGCTTAATTTTAGACACAATAACAGAAGCCGCGAATCTCTTTACAAGACAAATGGAGCGAAGGACGAAAGCTATTTCTGAACTCGAACAGCCGATCGACAGGAAAGCCGCGAGAAATATAATGAAAATGTCTGCGGAAGATATGAATACTTACGCAAAATCAATGACCGAACAATCTGAATCGATTTCCAAATCCCAAAGCGCAGCGTACGACGCGCTTGGTAAGTCTATAATTCTACAACAAGACTTTAACAACACGAATGATACTCAACTTATCTCTCTCCACAGCAGTCTTGAAACCTTCTCAACAACCATGAGTAATTGTAGAAACTCCATGATTGGTTTCAAAAAGACATTTGCTGCATTCCCGCGACTTACTACCGAATTGAATCGCGCGAAACGCGCGGTTGGCAGTGCACAAGACATTTTTATTGACGAGATTGACAAAACAATTTCCACAATATCCAATATTATGGATTCAATAGACAGAATTCTAAGCCAAAAAACCAATTAG